In Anolis carolinensis isolate JA03-04 chromosome 4, rAnoCar3.1.pri, whole genome shotgun sequence, the genomic window TAATAGTGATGATGATACATTCAAAACAGATTCTAGCATAGGGACCAATATTTGCCTTGTGCCCTTCTCATATGATGTGCCAGTGCATTCTGGTGTTCCATATGTGGCATGAGTTGTCATTTTTGGCTGATGTGCTACCTAAGAATCtaatcacaaaggcccatggattcatcacacatcatggcaaatccatagGCTCCCTGCTGAAGGCTTGGAGAAGCCGTCACTCCATACCCCACATTGTGCAACATGGCTTTGCCTTCATCCCAAGGAGGGAAGTGTCACCGATCAGCTTTGCCCCATTGCTTGTAagacaacatgggaaggctcctttCTGAACAGAGCCCAACTGGAAGTACACATGTGTTGTGTAATAGGCTCTGTCCTGAAAGGTAAGAACAAGCTCTGATGAGGTGGTAGGAAACAGGTTGGAATGACTGGATTTTCTGGGATATGGGGAAAGACAAAGtataatgtatttaaattgtttttatagttttGTGGTTTCccattgacccccccccctcaaataacCATCACTCTCTGGGGACTTTGGGAAGGAATGTTACAAAAGTAGAGTTTGGGAGTTGCGTGTGGCTAAAAGTCCACATTTTCTTCACCTTCAGATTTATACTATACTCATATTTTTTGTTAGATTTTCTAAGAATCTTTCTTACTAGAGACTACTACAAATTAAACAAGGTTGGAAGCATaaaaattctcctgttttcacttATGGATGCAGAGTTAGTATCCAAAAATACCCAGAACTCATGCTACATGATGCTATTATATGATGTTACAAACAAGCTGTTATTCTTTATCATCCCTTCAGGCACAGCATGCAGACTGCAGCCTTGGTGGGTGGAATAATAACTGCTCTGACTTTATCATTGGCTTTACCTACTCTGCCTCAGGAAGATGAaaaagaggtgaaggaggtgcagAAGACAATGGACATCACCGTTTATGACAATTTGGACCTTGGCAATTATGACCTCAACCTGGACAACTATGGAGAGGTCATTGATCTTAGCAATTATGAAGAGATCTATGATTATGGGGATCTGGCATCAAAGGTATGCTATTAGTGCTATGTatgtttgaaggcacacacagacacatatgtTGTGAGTAAAATAGTTTTCCAAAGAGTGATctcatagatcaggggtccccaaactaaggcccgggggccggatgcggccctccaaggtcatttacctggcccccgccctcatttataatataatattttatatcagttttaataatataatatattgtatatacatatgatattgataataatattatcattttatacaatataatactaataataataccatataataatattatgttatatattacatataatattacagtatagtggtatagttcaatatagtaatatataatgctaatattgtgctatgctaataatataatatatcgtatgtacatacagctgctctgagtcccctttggggtgagaagggtgggatataaatgtagtaaatacatgtagtaaatgaataaataaataatttcagagtctgaaatgacttaaaggcacacaacaacaacaatcctaattaacctgactatctcattggccagaaacaggcccacacttcctattgaaatcctgatatgtttatgttggttaaaattgttttgatttttaaatattgtattgttctttcattgttattgttgttgttttgcagtacaaataagatatgtgcagtgtgcataggaatttgttcgggtttttttttttcaaatgataattcagcccctcaacagtctgaaggattgtggaccggccctctgctttaaaagtttgaggacccctgtcataGATCTTGGAAAGAATACTAATTTTTAACAATGGATTCTGCTGATACCCATATAAAGAGTTTCCCTAATATATAGTGAGACCATGGTCCTTAGGAATTTCATCATATAAGCATGAATAGCACCAAGGAGAGTTTCTCTTTCAAGGCAAATTGTACCTGAGAAGGGTGTTCGAGTGCAGGGAGCTGTTCATGATGTAGTTCGGAGTGAAGTCAGATAAACAAATGCATTACTACATTTTAAGTTGAAAACCATACCTACATGAAGTATTATAATGCATTATTTATATTACTCTGTTCATTTAATGGTTTGTGCTAATTAAATATATGATTTGATATAGGAGGAATTAATCCTGAAGAACCCTATTCTCCGTATTCGACTTTTAAGTCCTTAGAGCAGGGAAAAGGAACCTATGCCCCACAGTTCAGGGTAAAGAGTTCATTTTGATTAAGGAAGTCACCAGAGGAATGCAGGAATTGCTCCTCAAGCACTGGCCAAGTGTTCTTCTTTCTGTATGGGAATGGCACAAGGGAAATGGCAGTGCCAGTAGCCAGGGATAACTGGCCCTCTGAGGCAGTATTGGTGCTTTCTCCTATGACCCTCAATGTATCCATGGGGCATAGCAAATTCCatgattttggccccaaaacctgtgtTCAACATATTaatgaagtcaacttatacaAGAGTAAACAGAGCATATGGTACTGTATCTGTGTTACTACACATCAAGTGCTTTTTGACATAGTCCTTTCCATGTACATATAGCCGTTCCAGTGTCATTAATGGGCATCTATGGTATTGACGAAGGACAATGTATTGTGAGAATCAACGCATTGCTAATACAGCCAGACACCACTTTCAAACTGAGAACAATTCCCACCAGAGTCCTCTGAGATCTTTAGAATGTCTAACAACAGTTTCTTGGCTATTAGCTGGCCTATATGTTGCATTATCCACCTAGGGATATTTGAAATAGTTCTGCACAAAAAAGCATGACTCAGCTATCAAATAGCAAGACTATAAAGCAAGAAAGGTAGAAAAAATCCTGGAATCTGGGGGAATGTATATAAGCTTTTACATTAGTTCACCTGACTGAAAACTGAAAATGTTGGCATTGACTGTGAGCCTAATAACTAAGAAGATCCCTGGCCCTTGCTTTATTTACAGATTGAAGTTGGCACCTTGGCTCCACCCATCAAGAGTATGACAGAGCCTCTGACCACAGCAGCTGTGCTAACAGAAACTCCAGAGAGGAGCTCAGCAACTTCCCCAGTAAACAGATCAAAGGGACCTGGTCTGTCTGGATCCATCACAGATCAGGGTAAGTGAAGTGAAAGAGCCTTTTGCAGCTATGAGAAAAACAAAGACTCCAAATGGTAATGGCAACATTTAATCTCCCTATGAATGTTCAAAATGTGTATACATCTTTCAttggcttctttcttttttcatcgCCATGCAGGACAGATTCACTAATGGCCTACAACATTCCCTCAATATATCATTCTTAAAAGTAAAGGATATTGGTGCATCTAacccaggcctcttccacataactaaataaaatctcatattatctgctttgaattgtaatatatggcactgtggactaagataaccccagttcaaagcagatattgtgggattttctgccttgatattctgggttatatgactgtgtggaaaggccttcatTCTGTAAGTGGTGGATGGAGGCCACTCCCTCTGGTGGTAGGAAGGGAGTGGATAGTGTATCAGGATGAGGTTCCCTGTCCAAATCACTGCTTTTCCACACTGATCCACTGAAGAGCTTGTTTCACATCACGACTGCAGGCTACTTTCTGCTACAGATACTGCTTTTCTCCCCACACCTCCACTACTCTCTGTTCACATGTCCTGCTTCTTTCCTGTTGGGCTCAGCTTTCCCAGAAAAATACTGCTTCCTGCCAGTGCAAGGTGATTGTAGAGCTGGAGGCTCCACTATTCAGGCACTGCTGCATTGTTTTCCCTTTGAttaattgtcaccttgtcgtggtgaaggGCCTTATGTGTTTCAGTGAACCTGCAGGCAAAACCATTGGAGTCATATGATCCCAGGGACAAGGCTACAGGAGAGGAACTAGACCAAGCACAATATGAAGTCCTCAATGTCAGAGCAGGCAGATGATAACactgtacatgttacaatggctgtgtaGGTGGAAGAAGGCCACTGGTCATCGGGTTAATCATACCAGTGGATGTacacctcattctgtgaagactgtgtgttgattggtTGCGCACTAATTTCCACACATAAATCAAATTCATGTACAGGCGTCTTCtaataaaacaaaaccaagaaaaagtcccatggtgatcagcaaGTGGCAacaggcaggactgtgaaatctggaagctccTAGACACAGACTAGCACATGGGTGATgcatatggattcagtcattctacctcaaagTCTGAGTTGAGTAGTTCAGCAGCTGTATCCACAACTGAGCAGCCCTTTCTAGGAGCCACTCTACCCACCCCACATGGCTCCCCATGTGGGCTAGAAAAGGTGTCCTATATATAGTCGgcttctcttatccctgactggactgccgcatccagaggggtcaccaccttgtggccaaaaaagaaaaatgaactttggaacatgcaACATATGGACATTGTTGGGGATATATCTCTTATTTCTTGGTGGTGAATAAGTGGGGAGATCAGGTGGTCATCCAGCCTTTACCAAATACCATCCAGGGAAAGATAATCCTACCACTTCCCAAGGTTTCCAAGTGATTTTGTTCATATGCAAAAGAAGACTATACTGTACCAAAGTAGAATTGTACCAATACCTTCTGTTTGAGGGACTAGTGCAGTCCACAATGAGCCccggggcccttccatacagccatataacccagaatatcaaaacagatgatccacaatatctgctttgaaatggaatatccaagtccacactgccatataatccagttcaatgtgaattttatacagctgtgtggaaggggccctagaaggCCATGGATCACTGGAAATTGCCTTCCTCTGCCATACACAGTGGAAAGATGCACATGGTATGGGATAACCAAACCAGCACTCAATATATGAGGCTGATATGCTGGGGTTAATGCATTGTTTTGGTTTTCTCTTTAGTGCCACTTATTGGAAGTACTGCTGTTGGCACAGGTTTTGATATCTTCCCTCATACACTCTTAGACTTAATCAAGTGAAGGCAGTCAGCCCATTATGGGCAGTAGCTGCTGCTTTTCCTTTCACAAAAGTTCTAGTTCCAGATGGGAAATTCTAGCTGGAATTAGATCTGGGAAACTGTAGTATAGAAGTAACCTTCCTAGATCATGATGGAGGGACTGATGAACTTGGAGACTTATCAGCAGCAACCTTGTAATGGACTGGAAATTGTTGTCCTAGCTTTCTGCAGAACAACCACTACAGCTTAGGCAAAtccataaatgtgtgtgtgtgtgtgtgtgtgtgtgtgtgtgtgtttgtggtagTCTTAGATAAAAtgtgggatgtaaataaagtgATTGTATAAACTGATTTCATTAAATGCATTTATTCATCTTCTCCTGGCCCACCAGGACCAATGAGATAATGTCCAATCAATTAAAACCCTTCTTAAACAGTAAATGAATAACAAACAATTTTGAAATAAGTTAGAGCAGACCTGATGACAAGAACCAAAATTTAAGCAAAATAGCAAGTCTTCACTGGTCCCTAGAAATGAGGGAAGGATGGAGCCAGCCTGACCTCCTTTGACAGGGAATTCCACAGTTCTGCAGATGATACCGAGAAAGCCTTGTAACACATAAACAGCTAAATAACCTCAAAAGACTGGTAGATGTGTGTGATCTGCATCTGCTTTCTTAGGTGAACAATTTCATTGATTTGGTTTCTACACTGACTGTCTCTAAAAAGGGACTCAAAGACGcttataaaacatattaaaattaacAGCTAAAATAGTAtggaaaacaaaagttaaaaacacattaaactaTCAATCCAATTACaacaaaaaaaattcaacccTTTTGTATGACCTCTATTTTAATGTTAGAAAAGAGAGTACATAGGGAGCAAGTTAAATTTTCCTTGGAATGgagtgccatcatcatcatcatcatcatcatcattatcatcatcgtcgtcgttgtcgtcgtcgtcgtcgtcatcgtcaccaccaccatcatgacAGCAGCAGCCCAGGAGCAGCCCTGAATAAGACTCTGCCTAGTGTTATCATCAAATGAGCATAAAAGGATGGTAGGACAAAAACCTTCCCACAAAGACTGTCATACTCAGACAGGTCCATATGGAGAGATACGGGCTTATAAGCACAGTCAGAATCCACTCACGTACACCCCTGCAGTCAGCCTGTAGTCATCTTTTCCTGTTGCTGTTGTATAATTAGGGAGAAAACAGCCGTTGCTATTTAACGCTTCTCCAGTTAAGTTAATGGATCTCAGCCTTTGTGTAAAAATGTCTGGGCTTCTCCTTTGATATATAAGAGGAACTTGTGAGAAAAGCTGCttgggagttaaaaaaaaaaaagaacgccAGCAAAGCAACAACATTTTAATGAGCAGAGATGCAGCAACAATCGGACAGAGTAGCAATTAGATTAGAAACAATTAAAATCCTGTAGTGAGGGATAAATATCTTTATTCGTTTTCTGTCACTCCAAACTGAGACAAATTAAGTAGTTGGATGAACGAAATTGTTGCCTTTCTGCTTTGAACTCCTCCACAAATATATTTGAAGTCTAGTTAGTTCTTTGAACAGAGggtgctttaaaaaaataacccaAGCATTTTTAATTGGTGTCTGGAATCTTGTCATGTTGCCACCATCACATTGAGTCTACAATGAATGGTTGGCTGCAGACATAGCAGCAATGGCTTCTCAGTGCAAATATAAATCTATTTCCATCCATTTTGTTTCTCTAAATATGAGAAGCCAAACAAATCCCTGGGTgagtcagtgtggtgtaatggattgatcattggactatgactctggagaccagggttcaaatctctgctcaactatggaaaccccctgggtgaccttgggcaagttatacaCTCACAActtcaggggaaggcaaaggcaaaccctctctaaaaatcttgccaagaaaaccctggaataggttcaccttaaggtcaccataaaatggaaatgatttgaaagcacacaacagcacaacaatgacaacaaacaACTCCTGAAGTGATTTCATATGCTTATTaggcattgccttcctctaaattgAACTTTGCTGAAGTGGACTTATTTTTAAATAGCTCTTTGAATCATCTCTTAATTGGAAttgattcatttttctttttatcatTTCAAGCTAGAATCCTACACACCAATTTatatatagtttggtgagatactaaaactctctggctgagaaatcAAAATAttcctctctaaactgcaaatcccaggtggAAGTATGCCAATTAAAGTGAAACTATGGTGCTATAAGTATGTAGTGTGAATGAGCCCCAGGATATGAAGATTCCAGTCAGCTAAAAATGGGAATGCACAAAGGGGGCTCAAAACACCCAATGAAGGGAATCCTTCTCAAGCCCTTTTTCTTGCCTCACTCTCCCATCCCTCTGTATTCAAGTAGATCAGCCTCCCCATGTCATATGATGAGTAGGCATGGTATAGTCAAGAATGAGTTCTGGAAGGATATAGCctttcatatcctcagctgttatCCCCCCTGCATCCTACCTCCCTACTCCAATGGGACATCATAGAAAATTGCATAGTTTTCAAAGATATTTAGTTGTGGGAATAAATAATGTAACACAGCACATCCATCACTAAAAGTCAGCTAAGATAGTCATAGGAAAGGTTCCACTACTTTAAAAATGACATAATTGTGATTTTATAAGAAGCTGTATACAATCTGAGCACCAGAAAAGAACTGTTGAGACTACTTAAAGGGGGTCATCATGCTCCCCTAGTAACTTGTAATTTTTGggacatactgtatataaaattattactaaCTCATCTGTTGCATCTACCAGGCACTGGGTGACTGTGTCTTTCTTGCTATCAGGTCTTCCCACCTGCTTGATCTGTGTGTGCATCAGCACCTCTGTGTACTGTGATGACACCGATCTAGAACACATCCCACCTTTGCCCCTGGAGACCACATATTTCTATGCCCGCTTCAATCACATCAGCAAGATTGAGGCCTCTGACTTCACTGGACTTGGTATGTTCTTCTTCTTAAGACTTCAGAACACAATTCTTAGAAGTTTGCAGCCTGATTTTCTCCTCATCTGATCTGCTACACACAGTCTCCTGCTCACCATCCTCCCACCCCCAACGCATTTTGGAATTGAATTCAGTGGGAAATCACTGGGCATTGGGCATCCATTTGTCTCACTCTGGAGTTTCTTTTCACAGCGGAGCCCATATgtcataaattgattttttttaaaaactggaagcACATGAGGTCCCTGGAGTATATCCAGTGTATGCCTAAATTTGGATCAAGTCCATGACCAAATTAAGCACTGTTCTTGTGACTACTAGGAACATCATAGCAGAGGGGGAAAGGCCCAACTTTTGGCATGCCACAGCAAATTCTGCAGCAAGTTCATTGACAGGTCAAACACTGAATCCAGCACATGGTGATAGATGAACAAACAGCTGGCATACCATGGGCTGGAGTCCAACTGTTTATTTCTATGGCTATTAAATACTAAATGACTGTGTGTGAATAGCTTCTCAGTGTGCTAGACAATATAATCGGAATGTATGAAGAATCTGGCACATGGAGAGCAGGGCGTAATTGCATTCccatcagagcttgggaaagttgccTGGAATGCTCAGTGATGATCTAGATTACATAATGTTATGTATACTTAGCTATGTAGCGTAGACACAAAGAAATAATGttagtgaattgcaaagactAATAATAAGGCACTGTCAAGATTAGGATGATGTGCATCAGTAGAGCCTAATGCACACTTGCAGTCCCAAGCTGGTGTTCCAACGGACATGGGCCCCATTGTACATTGGTTCAGTTTAGCATTGGCCTACATAGTAACATCACAGCAAACTCCATGCTCAAGATGGATGTTGAAAAACTGCACAGTTCTATTTCTAGTAGGTCTGTGACTGAATTCCAGCTGTTACTTGCttgactaaaactcccaggattgcttAACCAGCTGGCTTTGGGATTCTGGAATATGTAGTTcaagaaagaaacattttatctgtttacaatgtattttatttGGAACTTAATTTACTGTGTAGCcccataaaaattataaaaatacataGTTCGATGTGATAACTCTAGGTTGTAATATAAAACTAGTCATGTAGTGAAGCACTTGTACATAGACATGTTCACTGTATGTCTGCACTCAGTCTAGATGCAACCAAGAGGCATAGGAAAAATCTTATCTGATTCTGTGAATAGACCCTTGAATCACTAaagtgaacccccccccccaatatctctGTCTCTTTTGTGCATCATGAAATTAATTTGCCATCTATGCTATGTTGATCTTCATTGTTACCCTGatattggaaacattactttttgaattacagattccaaattctcaaAGCTATAATCCAAAAATAATTTTCCCAAGCTGTTTAATGTACTGATCACAcctgtgcagaaaataaaagAGACTGCAATTTGGTGGATGACATATGCATGCATTATGCTTATCTTTGTCCttttaaaaacactgaaaaacAGGTATTCAATGCCATAATCACACAACAATCCATGCACATGCTACTGACCTTTATGGTACCCATGTGCACTCTCCACCCataaacacacaaacatacacagagTCACTTAGCAGCTGGGGAAGGTGAGACAACAGCAGCATTCGTTTCTGCATTcagatgcatgcacacacacacatcctcccAGATCTATAGAGGATTCTTATATGTCACATAATGTTTCCATATATTCAAGATGTCATGTGAAAAACCCTTTGCATGTCTGatcaaaacaatattttgaaaaatccTACTTGAATGTTTTTGGATGTGGAAATCAATTTTGACCTGTTTCTGACAAACACATTCACATTTGAAAGCTCATAATATGCCATCCTCAGCCATTTGGGAAACCTCAAAGGCAGTATGTTTTTCACCTTTGAAGAATCTGCACCAATCCCAAAATAAGGGGCTGTCATTTGATTGGGATATAATGTGGTTTAATACTAGGGGAAACTGGTAGAAGAAACATTTTATTTTCACCAAGCCTGCCATTGGGCTGTAGACATTTCAGGCAGAGAGTCAAAACCAGAGATGTTCTAAAACATCAGTTAGAATAGCTAATACAACTAAAATGCATCAAAAGGTGGAAATAATCCTATTTTGTAGTGAATTTTCTCTAGAGTGCTGGACCCTAGAGACCTCTGCTTCTAGCCAGATCTCCCAAATAGTATGAAATGAATATATTCTGCAACcctgaatgtatttattttgatTAGCAAACATTGATTCACTGGCATATTTTCCTAACTATTTCCTTCTTCTTCAAAAGAATAACTATGTTCTCCAGTTAAGAACAGACAAATCTGCCAGTTTCAATTTTTTCCGAattcatactttttaaaaagttatttttttctcttcctgctgTGAGAAAGTGTTTGAAAACTATGCAGTTTTTCAAAAACTATGCATAATTCAGGACATTTTATATGTAGACATCTTGTTTTCTGGCCAGAAAATGTGTTTTCAAGACTTCTGCCTGCAAACCAAGATTTCTGTACTCAAATTCCCCAATGTGGGGTTTGTCATGCAAAAAAGGACCAACACTTAGAAATCCCCTTTCAACCATTGGttgaatattttggaatatttttctttctctgataTTTTAACTGACAGTAGAGAACCTCTCTTAAACCAGCAAAGCTTCTCAATAATTATGTATGTTACCAAAGATCAACAGAAGGGGCCAAACGAAAATGAGGAAGGTTATGATACTTCTAGTTGTACAtacgttcagtcgcttctgactcttcatgactttatggaccagcccacattAGAGCTCCCTTTTGGCCATGGccttccccagctccttcaaggtcaagccagtcacttcaaggataccatccattcatccatcttgcccttgttcggcccttcttcctttctccttccattttccccagcatcattatcctctccaggttttcctgtcttctcattatgtggccaaagtacttcatctttgcctataatatccttccccccagtgagcagtcaggcattatttcctggagtatggactggtttgatcttcttgtgatcCAAGACACTCTCAACCCTGATTTTACAAAGATTGCATCCCATTATGTACCCAAGGCAATAGTGTTGAAGTGGGCAAATTGAACAGTATCTTCTTCTGCTCTCTTTCAAAGGTAGTGTTGTCTGATTTAAAACAGTTAATGCATGACTTATAAACAGAAATAATACACATTTACTAATTTCCAAGTGGTTCTGGAAAACATGTGTGTGATTGCATCTCAAAATTCTTTTCCTAGCAAAACTGAAACGAATTGACTTAACAAGCAACTTTATTTCCTCGGTGGATGAAGATTCTTTCCGCCTGCTGCCCTCCTTGCAAGAGCTTGTCCTCCCAGAAAACAAATTGACTTCCTTGCCTGAGTTGCCCAAAACCCTTGTACAACTGGATGCCCGGTTTAACATGATACAGAGTTCAGGCATTCAACCTGAAGCCTTCAAGGTGAACATCCCTCTTTTAAAActatctagagcagagctttccaaactgtgtattgCAACACCTTAGTGTATCGCTGTAGTGTGTAGGTGTAACAAGAAACCTTTGAGTCCATGCAAAATAAGCAATACATCATATATATTTAAGAATAtagaaatgaaaggttttcatgagatacagTATGTTGTGTCACTATACAATTTATTATTAGAATTTACGcatgtgtccgtatctcttataaATTATTGGTTTAAACTCTGATTGACAGTAAAATGGAACTATTGTGTTGCGAAAGGATGCAAGTCTAAAAAGTGTATCAATAACataaaatgtttgaaaagctctgatCTAGAGATTAAGATCCATCACTCTGTTTGGCTGCTTCATTATTACTGTGTAATGTATGTATGTCAAGACCAAGTGTTGTAATAGTGATttcactgatgatgatgatgatgatgatgatgatgatgatgatgatgatgatgaatgtttCTTCCAGTTCAGAATTTAAGATAGCTTACAACAGATTAAAAAAATCATATAGTAAGACCTCCAAATTCATGGGGAATACATTCCTGGCCAGACCACAATTATGTGAAACCATGGAAACAACTGAATGACATTAAACTACCTAGAGATATCCTATCTAGGAATTACtgaggtcctccaatgcaattattattatttatttatttatttatttatttatttatatcccaccttttctcctgtgggtgggatttaaagcagcatacaacatataaaattcatacaaatacatccaaccacaatacataatcagttaaaacatcatatcctgatataaaaacccaattaacatatcaaataaaacaattgaaaaacttacagcaagcaccgtttaaagatatccataacctccagttattgaagttatttgtcaagtattatcaaaatattttataGTAAATTCCatgggacataataataataataataataataataataattttatttttacccacctctcctcatggctcaaggcaggtaacaacattgc contains:
- the optc gene encoding opticin, producing MQTAALVGGIITALTLSLALPTLPQEDEKEVKEVQKTMDITVYDNLDLGNYDLNLDNYGEVIDLSNYEEIYDYGDLASKIEVGTLAPPIKSMTEPLTTAAVLTETPERSSATSPVNRSKGPGLSGSITDQGLPTCLICVCISTSVYCDDTDLEHIPPLPLETTYFYARFNHISKIEASDFTGLAKLKRIDLTSNFISSVDEDSFRLLPSLQELVLPENKLTSLPELPKTLVQLDARFNMIQSSGIQPEAFKDLKRLQFLHLSDNKLEYIPVPLPEGLRSLHLQNNHIQTLHEDTFCDGQDHSHIRRALEDIRLDGNPINLSLYPNAYFCLPRLPTGRFY